In the genome of Cynocephalus volans isolate mCynVol1 chromosome 10, mCynVol1.pri, whole genome shotgun sequence, the window CGGTCCTGCTTagcatggggggagggagggtccGCTTCCCAGGCCCTTCACTCCTGGAGGCATCATTGTGGGTGACTGAGACACAGGATGAAGCAGGAGTGGCAAACTCTGAAGCCTTCAGGGCCAGGCAGGTGACTTTAACAAGAGCAGCAATGACTATAGCTAACTCTTAACACAGGACcggtgctaggcactgttctctACACGTTTAGTAACAACCACAAAGATGCTCATCGTGGGTAGGAGTTATTCAGTACCCACTATCAAGCACCATGCTACTTGTTTAACCcttgttattttatttcctcctcaCCTAAGTAGTGAGGtgctatttttatccccattcaGAGATAATGCCATGCCTAAGGTCTCCGGGTAGATCTGTCTGCATGAGCCCAGCCCGAAGGAGGAAAGTCAGGAGAGAAAAGGGCTTTGGCTAGAGGGGCTACTAAGAACCTGGCTCCAAAAAGGCTAAGGGATATGCTTGCCCACATGAATGAACAATTGTAAGTGGTCAGGACCTAGGTCAAGGTCCAAGCATTGCTGGGCTGCAGATGGCTATAGCCTTGCTGGGCTGCAGATGGCTATAGCCTTGCTGGAAAGTGGGCCTGGCAAGATCCATGGATTTTTCAAGGGTAGTTAGAAATTCCACTTTTTGGTGTAAAAGCTGGCTTTTAAACatcacccctgccccaccccactcaTTCGTCTGCTCCTCTCTTACCAGGCCCTCGAGACCACCTGGACTTCCCCTGTCTGCCTGACCCCCAGGCCCTGTTCCCACCCCGCCGCCGGCCCCCTGAGTTCCCAGGCCGCCCCACCACCCTGACCTTTGCCCCAAGACCCCGGCCAGCTGCCAGCCGCCCCCGCCTGGACCCCTGGAAACTGGTCTCCTTTGGCCGGACGCTAAGCATCTCACCTCCCAGCAGGCCAGACACTCTGGAGAGCCCTGGGTCGGCCAGCATGCAGCCAACACTGCTCGACATTGACATGGAGGGGCAGAGCCAAGACAACACAGTGCCCCTGTGCGGGGCCCACGGCACCCACTGAGGCCTGCCTACACCACCCGCCTGGGCAGCCATGAATGTAGcgccccaggccccaccccagcccgCCATGCCACAAGGTGGGGAGGCCCTGGGCAGGATACTCACTCTATttattgggggaggggggagggagggacactTAACTTATTCGTTTGTACCCAAGGGTGTGGAGCCCTGTGCCCACCCTgcagtggaggggggagggacgGTGGGCAGGGATACTCAGGGACAGGGCATCATGGGAGATTTGGCACAAAATGCAGCATTAAAGGTAACCCCTGCCCCCTACTGCACTTGGCTTTGTGTCTTTCCCCCGCCCACGCCCTGATAATGGGTCATCCCTAGTGGaacactcccccaccccacactcccTCCCAGGGCCTCTCTGGGTTTCTAAGGTCCAAGGGATGCGGCCCAGGCCCATGTCCCCTCCCCGGTTCCCACAAGAACACCACACAAAGAGGCTATGGTCACCAGTGACAAGTGTTTTACCAGCGAACAcatgaggcaggggtggggggtgggggttacATGGTGAGGTCAGATGGAGCGGGAGTAGAGACAGTCCCCCTGGGTGGGCCTCAGCCAGTCACATCCCGAGCCTGGGCCCTGGCCCCACTGTCTTCCCGCTGGAGGCTGCAACGGTTCATCTTCAGCTGAGTCAGCTGGATGTAGCGGAGGACATTGGTGTCTGCAGGGGAGGTGGGCAGAGCGTTATCTGGGTGTCCTGGGGCAGTAGGTGACACCTGCACTGCCTCAGGTCACGCCCATTGTGCCCAGTCTCCACTGGCTCCGCCACCCAGCCCCAGTCACAATGCCCAGAAAGGAGACAATTCACACTCCGTGTATCACATCTGCTGCACCCTCTGCCAGGACTGCCTCTTCACAGAGGCTCCTGTGCACTTCTGCTTCTCCTCCAATGACGTCTGCAAGAAGTCTGTTCTCTCCAAACCCCTTGACAGGAAAACTGATCTTGCCTCTTTGCGCCCACAACTCTGCATCATGCACCTGTTGTGATCCCTCTTCCCTCCTTTTGACTCTTAATATAAAGCTGAATGTTGCGTCTGTTGCCCTGTGCACGtgcgccccacccccacccgccaTGGTCTCCCAAAGGGCAAGGAACAAGCCTCCAGCTCTGCCAAccctcccccacacacaccccactttCCTGGTGTTGCCCACCTCGCGTGGAGGAGTGGATTGAAGAAGTGACTTGAATAGGTGAGGGTGCGAATGGGTTAGTGAGAGCGGAGGGATGAgtgtgggtggggggagatggAGATGGCGATGAGTGAGTGGACAGGGAAGCAGCTGAGGAGATGAATGGGAGGTATCGGGATGGGTCAATGACTGAATAGATGAGAAGTGGTTGGGTAAACGTCAGATGAATGGTGAGTGAGTGGAAGAGTGGGTGCGTAAGGAGTAGGTGGACGGAGAGACGAACGTCCGGTCGGTGGCGCAGCGCTACCTTGAGGCAGTTGTGCTGGGCGAGGGCTCTGCTTCTCCGCCCCGATCCTCCTGCCCTTATTCCCTGCACGCCAGCACCTTTCCCTGCCCTGGGCCCAGCTCTCGCCTTTGCCGCGCCTTGCCCCTCACCTGTGGGCTCCCGGCTGCGGGCCTCCTGCAGGTAGCGCAGCGCGCGTGCATAGTCACCCAGGTGGTAGAAGGCAATGCCGGCGCGGTAGGTTGCCTTGAAGTTGCCCTGCTGCTTCTCCAGCACCTTTAGACAGTACTCGCGCACGCGCTCATAGTTCACCAGTTCCGACTGCAGCAGGCAAGCTGCGGGGGCACCGGAACCGGTACTTTCAGTGCCTGGCGGCACCCCAGCACCCACCTGACCTCGAGTGCCTGGCCTCCGGCACAGGGAACCCGACCTAAGGGGTTGCTCAGGCCACCAGGGGACGCTTTTTGTTAGCTTATTAGAATAGACTCAATCTGCGCCGCCGCTAGAGGGCGCCAAAGACACAGACAAGGTGATTAGAAGGGAGATTTCCGTAGGCAAGAGTGTGAAGGGCAATAGCAGAGACGAGGGTCGGGGAATGGCTCCTCCAGGGTAGGCCTTTCTCACCTTGGGTTCGTGTATGGTAAGAGGAAAGAATTACTCGGGGGAAGCAAGACCCTGAAGACCCATCCCAAAGCCCATTTCCTGCATCCCAGATCCCTCCGTGCCGAGAACCCTGCGATCCCCCATCCCAGATCCCTTTCCTTGATCAAGTTCTGAGGTTTCCTTCAACATCCCACAGCCCTGGACCCTTCAGTCTCCAGCCCCCTCCCACCAAGTCCCCCAAGGCCTCCTAATTGCCCCTCACTCCGCACCTCTCTCACACCCGCCCCCCTGCGCCCTCCGACGGCCCGTACCCGTGAGAGAGTCGTAACACTCCACCTCGGTGTTCTCCACCAGGCGCCGCTGCTCCTCGCTCAGGCGGGCCGGGCCGGGACTCGTGGCGGgcccgggggcgggggcgggcgggcCGCCAGGGCGGGCTCCCTGCGCCGCCTTCAGCTGCAGCAGCGCCCGATGATACTTGCCGATGGCTTCCCGGAACTTCTTCTCTCGGTAGCAGCGCTGACCTTCCGCCTTGAACGCCACGGCAGCCCGCAGGCTGCTGTCCAGCGCCGCGCCCAAGCCCCCCGACGGCTCTGGGGCAGGACCGGGACGAGCCGAGCCATGGCGGGGTCCCGGGCCAGGAGCCGGCGGGGAGAGGGCGGGAGGCGGGCGTGGCGGAGGCTCCGGGGCAGCGCTGAGCATCAGCACCGGGGACAGCGCGCCGCGCTGCATTGTGGGAAACTCCTGCGGCCGCCGCGGCAGCTGCCGCATCGCCCCCCGCGGGGCCGGTCCCCACCCTTTCTCCGCCCCCACACCTCCGGCAGCCGACTCCGGCTGCCCCCTATGGGTCTAGAGAAAcccctcaagacctccccaggcTCACCTTCAAATCAGCCCAAGTCCTAGTTCTCCAGCCGGATGCCCCCCTGTACCCACTCCCCCTACCCTCCCCACCCTCTTGCCTGCTCTCCTCCCCCATGCCCAAAGCTCCTGAAGAATTCTAGAAGGAAAGGATGAGCCTGGGGGAAAGAGCTGAAACCAATCAAACTCGTGAAAAGCTGGTTTTCAGCCCACTGGCCATTTGGCTTATTGGATAGGATATGAACTCAAGCTGCCCCAACTCAAatcctttcttgttttctcacTAGTTGTATGATTTGGACAGCTCACCTCAATTATCTGGAACTCCGTATCCTCATCAGGAACATGGGACTACAATACCAACTGTggaattcatttgtttatttatgcaaGAAATATTCACGAATatcttttctgtgcctggctctgtGTTGCGTAACGCTGGGACACAGCAGAGGCCGAGAGAACTTCACAACCCAACCTCACCGGGCCCCCGGCCCACGGGGAGACAGACCGGTGGGCAGTGACATCCAGAGTGGGCTAGACTGGGAGGCACAGGCACAGGAGTCAGGGCTGGGATCGGGGAGACAGAGGCCGAGGGGTCAGGGCCAGGATGGGGAGGCACAGCAGGCTGTAGAGGTCCAGTGGAGGCACCTGCCCGAGGCTGAGGGGGTGGGTGGAGgcttcctggggtggggggtaaCTCTATGAACAAGAGAGACCTGCTTCTTGCTCTCATCCAGCTCCCTGTCTAGGTGAGAAATCCAGTGAGACAAGTCCCCAGTCAGTGACATCCCAGAGTAAGCAGCACAATAATAAGAGTCTTCAGGAACGTAAACATGTTGGAGACTTTCAAGGGAAAAACTGAGGGTGAATGAGGTGATTTGAGTTTCAGTCCTCCTTACCCACCTACTGAACTGTGGGACGTTGGCCAATTTCCTTGATCTTCCTCCACTTTGACTTTCTTCTGTGCAACATGATGATAACAAGTAAGTTTACCTCAGAGTGGTTGTAGGGGCTGAATCATATTATGcaggtaaagcacttagcatagggCCTCATACAGGATGGATGATTAACAACCGGCATTTCCTATCATCCATTAGACTCGGAGTTATGAGATCATAAGTGCCTGGTTCTGGAGCAGTATACATAcatagttgttggatgaatgaatgagtgaataccTTATGTTTTACcactccttccccctcccccagcctgagTTTAGCCCCAAGAACCAAGCCTGCAGCTCcgctctccctgcccccacccctgccacaatCCTCCCGCTGGAGATTCCATGGTAGATCCCACCCAACAGGCCAAAACCTGACCTCAGCATCTCTCATCCCAATAGCAGCATTTGCCTCTATCTCTTGTACTTTGCTATGAAATGTTTTAGCTGAGTGAGTCTGTCCCCCATCCCGTTTTTCTTCTCTGCACCTCCAAAACCAGGCTTAGTTAGGAATCTAATGCTCCTCAGTTTTAATTCCAGAGCAGTACACTCAACTTCCTGCACCTCAAGTgtgtgtttggtttggtttgggtttttgtttgtttgtttaaaaaaagatgaccggtgaggggatcttaacccttgacttggtgtcagcaccacgctctcccaagtgagccacgggccggctcttggtttggtttttaattaaaaacatggaGATCCATtgatttataataaatgttttctgaccTAGTAAATGACTAGGTATGGGGCATAGTAGCAAATAGGGACAACTGTACCTAACTCACAGTCCCGCTAGGATGCAATGATAACACTTTTACAACAACTCACAGGTGTTATGCATCGCCCTAAAGATTCGTGTGTATATTAGCTCGTCCTCACCACACCACTGTGAGGTCGGTGCTATGATTACCCCCGTTGACACTGCGACATTTCAGAAGTAAATCAGTTCTCATTGAACTTTTACTGTCAAGGACTCTTACTATCACAAACTGATGTTCTTCACAGGCCGACATATGTGATGTGTTGGACTTGTATGACCACTTAAAAATACTGAATTAGTTGACAACGTATAAACGCAGAGATATTTATAACATTGCTGGTTTTCAGCTTCTCTTGAATAAGATCTGAAAACCTGGCGACATCGAGGTAGGATTTCGCATGACTGGGGTGGCCATTCTCAGTTGCCCACAGTCCCCATCCCTCGAAATTTCTTCCCAGTCCTGAAGGGAGCCCAGTTTTATCCCGAGTGGCGCTTGGGGAAGTCCGACAGCGCCCCCTCGCGGACGAGTTGAGAATTTGCGTCTCGTCTTCAGCAACATTGAGAGTTAGTGAGAACATCCAATCAGAGGGATGAGAGGCCTAGGAAGCGACCAATCAAAAGTGAGAGGGAAGcgggaatttgaccaatgagggTAAAGAGCgctcaaaataaaagaaattttattgaagtgggagacagacacacaccgagaggtgtttttcttttttttttccactgggTCACGGTGCTCAGGGAGGCCCAGGCTGGGGACGGCGGAGCAGGCGCGCGGAGGCCAGGCTGGTGCCCTGGCGCTGGGGTCGCGCGTACTTGAGGAAGACGGCGGCTCGGCCCGGTGCAGGGCCTCGGAGCGCGGCTCGGGACATGCACGGTTCGAGAGGGCCCAGCTCCGCGGGGCTGCAGCAAgcagacagagaaactgaggcagaagaaGGGTTGATGGAAAAGATGACCTATCCTAGGAGCTGGAGGCTTGAGGCGGAGTAAACACATCCACGTGGGTCCCTGGGGGCGGCTCGGGGGCTCTCTTGAGGTCAGACACGTGTCCCACCTCAGCTGGAGTAGGGGACAGCGAGGAGGGGCAGACACCCAATTCTCCCCACAGGTCACGGCTAGGGGGAAGCCACAACCGGCGAGGAGGGAAGGAGTGTGACTGAGAGTGGACAGACATCCACTCTTCCCTGGGAGCACAGGCTGGCAGAAAAGATGATTTACGCTGCCACCCAGCGGCATGATGAACGGGGTTAATGGTCCTAGCAGGTAAAGGGACACCCATCTGCGACCAGATACGGAGCTGGAGGACTCGAGGCCtggcagacccttcactctcaaCACTGGAACACAGAGCAACTTCCGAGCCCGGCGGAACTATCTTCCACGCAGGGGTAAGGTTAAGTGTCTCCAAATCTGGACAAACACCCCATTCTCATATACCcccagagaaaagcaaatgggAACCTAAAAAAATGCGAACCCGAAAAAGTCAAGTCTAAGTGCTCCCCCCGTAATAACTACCTCTCATTCTCTGAGGCACTAAAAACGGTGATCTGGAAGGGAGGTCACTGAAGCCGCGGAGACCTTATCACAGGCCCTCGGCCAAGGCCATACCTGTAAAGCGCCGGCTCAGGCCTCGAGCCCGCACCGTTGAGCACGCGATGAGCCAGGCTCAGAGCTGCAGCTGCGCGACGACCCGGCTCCCATCCCGCGGCCTCTGCCTCTAGCAAAGACagctccaggaagtaggtggcaAGTAGCATCACCTGCCAGGGAGGCGGGCTGAACGTCAAACCACGCCCCTGCCCGCGCCCTGACCACGCCCCTGGCCACGCCCACGCGCACCTGGGGGCTGCTCCCCGCCAGCGCAGCAAGCAGCCCGAGGCACAGCAGCGGGCCCGGGTGGTGCAGCCGGAAATCCAAGCGGCTCAGGATGCGGCGCTCGGCGCGCAGCAGTTCGGCCGGTGAGAAGGAGCCGGCgctcaggaggcagagggaggtgggCTGTGGAATGGCGGGGAGCGGGTGGGGGAGAATGGGGGGAGCCTCGAACTTCGGCTCTTTACTCCCTGCCTTGGAGTGCCTGGGATCGGTTCAGTCCAAGTTCCGGACCTCAGTTTCctagtctgtaaaatggggccatTTACTTGTGTCTGAAAGATGTGGAGAACACCGGCTTCAGAGTCGGAAAGACCGGGATCCAAGTTCAAACCTCACCATTACCCACTGTGTGACATGGAaaatctctctgcctcagtttgcTCTTCTGTAAGCCGAGATACCACTCCCTACTTCACCAGGCGGTTCTGATAGGCACCGAGTTCATGCACGTTAACTATACTACTTAAGATGGACTATAATTACTGTAACTATTCCAGGATGACTCCAAGTCCCAACCGTTCGACTTTGGGCAAATGTCTTTCTccgggcctcagtctcctcctctgttAGAGGGGCACATTGGCAGCCCCTACCTCATACAGATATGTTAGCTTCCAAGAGTACAGAAAGCGttaggcacacagtaggcatttgaTCAGTGACTGCGGCAAAgactcccaccccaccccggcAGTACCTCGGGAAGCACGCACTCTTCCATTTTGCACGCCACGAACAAGCAGGCCACGCCCAGCAGCTGAAGGCGGTGTAGACGCACTCGGTCCGCGCGCAGGTAGGAATCGAGCAGGTGTACAGCCAGGTAAAGCGTGTCTGCCGCCAAACCCAGGTACTCCTGCGGAGAGGCATGGGTGATCACTGAGGTCCCAGGCGGCGATGCGTCCCGGGCCCAGCCCCGCACCCTCCCCGGTACGTACATGCACTTGGACCAGCCAGTCCACCACTAGAGCGCGCATCTCTGGGGTCACGGTGCGGGGCAGGGCCCTCGGGGGCAGCGCGCGGCACACCTGGAGAGGAACGGCCTCGTTCTCCacacctgtgcctcagtttctctcctgAGCCCCCGCCCTGGTTGCAGCAATCACCTCCTGCCAGTTGGATGTCTCACGCGAGTGCCACACCCAAACTGGCCTCCTAATGTGCTTCTCTTTTGTGTCCCCATCTAGGACCCTAGACTTTGTTCTAGACACCTCTCTACCCACCTGTGTAGTCTGCAGCCCCCATAGCCACTCGGCCCCCTGGGCATCTCACCCTGGGTTCCCAGACTCCACTCTTGACCACCAATCCTAAACCCATTCCCCTCAGAGCATCTAGAAGGGTCCTTCTAGGCTGGCCGGATGCTCAATTGGTCAGAGtgtgggtgctgataacaccaaggtcacagatttggatccctgtactggccagccacacacacacacaaaaataaaacataaaagaaggGTTTTTCCAAAGACAGATCTGACAAAGGAACTCCCCCACTTAGAAGTCTTCTGTGGCTCCCAGTACTCTTAGGAGAAAATCCTAATGACTCTCAGGCCCTGCCCCTTCTCCATCACCTCTTCCCTGTTTCCCCTCACGACCCACACTGCAGCCACACCAGCCTTCTTTTTGGCTTCTAGACTATGCCAACCCTcattcctgccccagggcctttgtacttACTGCTCCCAAGGTCCTTCTCCCAATCCTTGCATTACCTTCTCCGTCACTCAAGTCCCAGCTAAAATTTCTCTTTATGCTTTCTATATGCTCTTCCCTCCCCTGCATCGCTCTCTATCTCATCactttattttcaaagtattttcataTTGAAGACATCCAGGGTTTCCCTGCGTGTTTCGTGTGTTTGCCCCGCTAGGCTGCCAGCATCACGAGGGCAGGACTTCTGTCTCTCAGTTCCTAACAGAGACCCTGGCCAAAgagaggcgctcacgagatgctGGTTAGATATATTCAACCCTTTATTTCTTCCGGCAGTACCTATCTCATACAGATGTCTGAGGACCCCCAGGGGTCTGTTTTGGTCTTTGTGGCCCTTCTTTAATTACTGAATCTATTTGCTTGTCTGTCTCCCCAGAATGAGGACAGGCTGTGTTGATCATCACAgcatctccagtgcctagaaaaGGCTCAAAAACATTTGTTAATAAATCGCTAAATAtatgttaaacaaataaatgtgggGACAAGTACGAGGGACTATGAAACACCAAAGTGGGGACTGCAAACGGCCTTTGGAGGGTGGGAACAGGCATTCCGAGCGGGTAACtgtgagaggggaaaaaaatcctagaaGCTGGGGGGAGGGGCGCTGGACCGTCAGAAGAGACGAGGCCGGCGAGATGGAGTTCGGAAACGCTTGCTGAACGGGTGCTGGGCAAGTGGGCCGGCTCTGGCCTCATCTAACCCGAACCCCTCGGCCGCCCTCCAGAGGTGGGGGCGGCGCCAGCGTGGTCTGCGGCCCGCGGGCCCGCTCACCAAGACTTCCGCGAAGATGTCCCCGGCGTACTCGCGttctc includes:
- the TTC9B gene encoding tetratricopeptide repeat protein 9B, with translation MQRGALSPVLMLSAAPEPPPRPPPALSPPAPGPGPRHGSARPGPAPEPSGGLGAALDSSLRAAVAFKAEGQRCYREKKFREAIGKYHRALLQLKAAQGARPGGPPAPAPGPATSPGPARLSEEQRRLVENTEVECYDSLTACLLQSELVNYERVREYCLKVLEKQQGNFKATYRAGIAFYHLGDYARALRYLQEARSREPTDTNVLRYIQLTQLKMNRCSLQREDSGARAQARDVTG
- the CCNP gene encoding cyclin-P, which produces MRPGAFKAPATGSPFQLEITLTPSPSPLQSPAASLNAEPPSAAVPNSVPAGTSVSPGRPERPLGPCAPPGLEEALSALGLEGEREYAGDIFAEVLVCRALPPRALPRTVTPEMRALVVDWLVQVHEYLGLAADTLYLAVHLLDSYLRADRVRLHRLQLLGVACLFVACKMEECVLPEPTSLCLLSAGSFSPAELLRAERRILSRLDFRLHHPGPLLCLGLLAALAGSSPQVMLLATYFLELSLLEAEAAGWEPGRRAAAALSLAHRVLNGAGSRPEPALYSPAELGPLEPCMSRAALRGPAPGRAAVFLKYARPQRQGTSLASARLLRRPQPGPP